The Methylomicrobium agile genome has a segment encoding these proteins:
- a CDS encoding conjugal transfer protein TraH produces MSAPPPLLRIKDLIYGSDAGNSYQTVKLYSCSDGHGADQCLKPVAQNINLVGLKQRVMEILLGSASNGNGLIVKFSTNQGQITATEQAFMQTVPDAIGGMIHNLAREDAGIAKLWAEEAAPVIALELAQLIVNDLLSAVQTAAQINDHAYAKLLMDALKDAREQIQDEYVTIAGRYGNPQTLMAFYQQLMNTVKPRQYGSVAQLPASAPAWPSP; encoded by the coding sequence GTGAGTGCGCCGCCACCCCTTCTTCGCATCAAGGACCTGATCTACGGCAGCGATGCCGGCAACAGTTATCAAACCGTCAAATTGTACAGCTGTTCGGATGGCCATGGCGCCGACCAGTGCCTGAAACCGGTGGCCCAGAACATCAATCTGGTCGGCCTCAAACAACGGGTCATGGAGATCTTGCTGGGCTCGGCCAGCAACGGCAATGGCCTGATCGTTAAATTTTCGACCAACCAGGGACAAATCACCGCCACCGAACAGGCTTTCATGCAAACCGTACCGGATGCCATCGGCGGCATGATCCACAATCTGGCCCGTGAAGATGCCGGGATTGCCAAACTCTGGGCCGAAGAAGCCGCGCCGGTGATTGCCTTGGAACTGGCGCAGCTGATCGTCAACGATTTACTGAGTGCGGTGCAAACGGCCGCACAGATCAACGATCATGCCTATGCCAAGCTGCTGATGGATGCCCTGAAGGACGCCCGCGAACAGATCCAGGACGAATATGTCACCATCGCCGGTCGTTATGGCAATCCGCAAACCCTGATGGCGTTTTACCAGCAACTGATGAATACCGTCAAACCGCGCCAATATGGCAGTGTGGCTCAGCTCCCGGCTTCCGCTCCGGCGTGGCCGAGCCCATAG
- a CDS encoding conjugal transfer protein TraH, translating to MISPMGKRALLFLLLTLSSRSADADLQQEMDSMFGTMTNYTAPTAHLGQRRGVITGGSLVARNGITNTNLVSFVPPSFSAGCGGIDLFAGSFSFINYNQFVQLLRNIAANAAGYAFQLAIGAMCPWCASVMTDLQKKIQELNQMFSNSCRLAQGMVNDTVKAFDLQSKTNLSNVSFTQGISDVFSSWTNTSTLGDPVQQVKQNAPNDMAQKIQGNLVWRALINQNAGAWFRFGGNSLLEAAMSISGTVIVDAPKPLPTARAKTLR from the coding sequence ATGATCAGCCCGATGGGTAAACGAGCCCTATTGTTTCTTCTGCTGACACTGAGTTCGAGGTCCGCTGATGCCGATTTGCAGCAGGAAATGGATAGCATGTTCGGCACGATGACCAATTACACCGCGCCAACCGCGCATCTGGGGCAACGCCGGGGCGTGATTACCGGCGGCAGTCTGGTCGCTCGCAACGGCATTACCAACACCAATCTGGTGTCTTTCGTACCGCCTTCGTTCAGCGCCGGGTGCGGGGGAATCGATCTGTTCGCCGGCAGCTTCAGCTTCATCAATTACAACCAGTTCGTGCAATTGCTGCGGAATATCGCCGCCAATGCCGCCGGCTATGCATTTCAACTGGCGATCGGGGCCATGTGTCCGTGGTGCGCTTCGGTAATGACCGATCTGCAAAAGAAAATCCAGGAACTGAACCAGATGTTCAGTAACTCCTGTCGACTGGCGCAGGGCATGGTCAACGATACCGTCAAGGCGTTCGATCTGCAGAGTAAAACCAATCTGTCCAATGTCTCATTCACCCAGGGCATCAGCGATGTGTTTTCCAGCTGGACCAACACCAGTACGCTGGGCGATCCGGTTCAGCAGGTCAAACAAAACGCGCCCAATGACATGGCGCAAAAAATCCAGGGCAATCTGGTTTGGCGGGCGTTGATCAATCAGAATGCCGGCGCCTGGTTCCGCTTCGGCGGCAATAGCCTGTTGGAAGCGGCGATGAGCATCTCCGGCACCGTCATTGTCGATGCCCCCAAGCCGCTCCCGACGGCAAGGGCGAAAACACTCCGGTGA
- a CDS encoding conjugal transfer protein TraF: MLTLLFQDYAAWSADIDEPGVSYFTDKQRGWFWYEVQPEPVLKRKPEPPQPPPSLSAITAEPPSKPNTPAEPEPFTSAWLRKNMETYLNKAIDEPTHENVAAFYYLQRVMMDKAERFTNTARYVVMSDPQLDETVRRPVATYAANEANHQASAMADRALKAIADQAGILFFFRSDCPYCHVQAPVLNMLEKAYGFKIYPVSLDGRPMPNGLFGIFKLDQGQAAMLGVEQTPALFLMKPPRQIVPLSQGALSLEELTSRILLAAKESGWLDAAQYETIQGIRSTPRLLPTSGSISSASLPDPLSLIQALQHSAQDGRTP; the protein is encoded by the coding sequence GTGTTGACCCTATTGTTCCAGGACTATGCTGCCTGGAGCGCCGATATCGATGAGCCCGGCGTTTCGTATTTCACGGACAAGCAGCGCGGTTGGTTCTGGTATGAAGTCCAGCCGGAACCGGTGTTGAAACGCAAACCCGAACCGCCCCAACCGCCTCCGAGTTTATCCGCGATCACCGCTGAGCCACCCTCAAAGCCGAATACCCCGGCGGAACCAGAACCCTTCACCTCGGCCTGGCTGCGCAAAAACATGGAGACTTATCTCAACAAGGCCATTGATGAGCCGACGCATGAAAACGTTGCGGCGTTTTATTACCTGCAACGGGTGATGATGGACAAAGCCGAGCGTTTTACCAACACGGCTCGCTATGTGGTGATGTCCGATCCTCAGCTGGATGAAACCGTCCGCCGTCCGGTCGCGACCTATGCCGCCAATGAAGCCAATCATCAGGCCAGTGCCATGGCGGATCGCGCCTTGAAAGCCATCGCAGACCAAGCCGGAATTTTATTTTTCTTCCGCTCCGATTGCCCTTATTGCCATGTGCAGGCACCGGTTCTGAACATGCTGGAAAAGGCCTACGGTTTTAAGATTTATCCGGTCTCACTGGATGGCCGGCCGATGCCGAATGGCCTGTTTGGGATCTTCAAGCTCGATCAGGGCCAGGCCGCCATGCTGGGCGTTGAACAAACACCCGCCCTCTTCCTGATGAAACCGCCCCGGCAAATCGTGCCGCTCTCGCAGGGTGCGTTGTCGCTGGAGGAACTGACCAGCCGCATTTTGCTGGCAGCCAAGGAATCGGGTTGGCTGGATGCAGCACAGTACGAAACCATCCAGGGCATCCGTTCCACACCGCGGCTGTTACCCACTTCGGGGAGCATCAGCTCAGCCAGCCTGCCAGATCCGCTGTCATTGATTCAAGCGCTGCAACACAGTGCTCAAGACGGGAGAACCCCATGA
- the mobI gene encoding conjugative transfer protein MobI(A/C) has translation MKNEQANVDLSMLSEEDVLGWIETKVDQLYAEAKVLVDDYWRRLKAEQNQHAASEKARIGVRIRRRESCLSFSIEWFRMAMIRQQGQTKPIAHYLKKGPGYHYPMGRLLQGEPEWEAVLIEELETEFADIRKQIDLLGKIRDAIQGYRKASRSGFDRPTESIAVMACI, from the coding sequence ATGAAAAACGAACAAGCCAATGTGGACTTATCCATGTTGTCGGAGGAAGACGTGCTCGGCTGGATCGAGACGAAAGTGGATCAGCTTTACGCAGAGGCCAAGGTGTTGGTCGATGATTATTGGCGGCGATTGAAAGCGGAGCAGAACCAGCATGCGGCATCGGAAAAGGCCCGAATCGGGGTGCGTATTCGCCGTCGGGAATCTTGCCTGTCATTCAGTATCGAGTGGTTTCGGATGGCGATGATTCGTCAGCAGGGCCAAACCAAACCCATCGCCCACTATCTCAAAAAAGGGCCGGGTTATCATTACCCCATGGGGCGTCTCCTGCAAGGAGAACCCGAATGGGAGGCGGTGCTGATTGAAGAGTTGGAAACCGAATTTGCCGACATTCGCAAGCAGATCGATTTGCTGGGAAAAATTCGGGATGCCATACAGGGCTATCGCAAGGCCTCACGCTCAGGCTTCGATAGGCCTACTGAATCCATAGCCGTAATGGCTTGCATTTGA
- the trfA gene encoding plasmid replication initiator TrfA, with translation MNGQNSDPINPNDLSARFEQLVKRKKAQLRVVEPLTAIPSWPTTMRGTPNACLRSALFAGIQGKERIAYKKRTLLASVDGIEVRFLGIQLIQSDLDVWMQIVHLSRQQLPGFSVTFSAHALLTALGKGTGKSQHEWLKESMARLGGAFVEITFQGRDSYGEKGFLRYYRDETTQRYIVELTESMLRLFEDGYTHIQFEQRHKLRKQPLALWLHGFLSSHAAPYPLKVDTLHRLSGSSTTNLRDFKLRLRKALEALVVIGAIESFSIAEDAVKIKKNPTPSQQRHLISKQQG, from the coding sequence ATGAATGGTCAAAACTCGGACCCCATCAACCCCAACGATCTTTCCGCCCGATTCGAACAATTGGTCAAGCGCAAAAAAGCTCAGCTGCGCGTTGTCGAACCGTTGACGGCGATTCCCAGTTGGCCGACAACGATGCGAGGCACTCCCAATGCCTGTTTACGCAGTGCCTTATTTGCCGGCATCCAGGGCAAAGAACGCATTGCCTACAAAAAACGTACCTTGCTGGCGTCGGTAGACGGTATCGAAGTCCGTTTTCTGGGCATACAACTGATCCAGTCGGATCTGGATGTCTGGATGCAAATCGTGCATCTGTCCAGGCAACAGTTGCCGGGGTTCAGCGTCACCTTCAGCGCCCATGCGCTGCTGACCGCTCTCGGCAAAGGTACCGGCAAAAGTCAGCACGAATGGCTGAAAGAATCGATGGCCCGCTTGGGCGGAGCCTTTGTCGAGATCACCTTCCAGGGCCGCGACAGTTACGGCGAAAAAGGCTTTCTACGGTATTACCGAGACGAGACAACCCAGCGCTACATTGTCGAGCTGACCGAATCGATGCTGCGACTGTTTGAAGACGGCTATACCCACATTCAATTCGAGCAGCGGCACAAATTGCGCAAACAGCCGCTGGCTCTGTGGCTGCATGGTTTTTTATCTTCCCACGCTGCCCCTTATCCGCTGAAGGTCGACACGCTTCATCGTTTGAGCGGCAGCAGCACAACCAATCTTCGGGACTTCAAGCTGAGATTGCGTAAAGCCTTGGAAGCTCTGGTTGTCATCGGAGCGATCGAAAGTTTTTCGATCGCCGAGGATGCGGTCAAGATCAAAAAGAACCCGACCCCGAGCCAACAACGCCATCTCATCAGCAAACAGCAGGGATGA
- the mobH gene encoding MobH family relaxase has product MGKIYTDFISRLGNRLFGQRPALSTVQTPPPEEEIPRYPPFMKGLPAAPVERILASQVELIKAIEHALSLPDDLYQTIAEPVIARYAAFSHLLPASESHHHRGAGGLFRHGLEVAHWATQAAQGCLFATQATPRERKEQELRWRLAVCFAGLLHDIGKPVSDIAVVDREGEHLWNPCEENLTDWAYQHGIDRYFLRWRENRHKRHEQFSALVIERVLTRASRTYLLAPGPDIMQAMLEAIHGLDRGAKLYELVMAADRKSVERDLKAHYHTVDSAMGMPVEKYLFDAMRRLIKSGHWLANEKGARLWRFKEGIHIVWRTGAQDIVDLLAKDKVPGIPRDEDTLADILIERGLAIPKTLPDGRHYRYWRMQPQGLDVVLYMLRLASTELIYSNEPPVAIEGIEVDEDLQAVVKAESEQGKPELEAQRNAQMITTFEGDGAMATSAMGINQEQNDMLASNPEVATAPDQRILPEYPDQLNKDEMGDTPLNPTAGVEPINTDMAISQHAVQPIEKAATSKKLKRPNTSLNPEANNEQPVIPPSKIDSVDAARNWLYDAHGLAGEWLIQLADEINSGNLQWGVDLLEAQGKWLLPFPDTAQKLHVEQNLFIKTLEEKGWLVTDVLSPMRKVQVINQVRGYCWPRNPVAF; this is encoded by the coding sequence ATGGGAAAAATTTACACTGACTTCATCAGCCGCCTGGGGAACCGTCTGTTTGGCCAACGTCCGGCGTTATCAACCGTTCAGACGCCACCGCCCGAAGAGGAGATTCCACGCTACCCGCCGTTCATGAAAGGGCTGCCAGCGGCGCCGGTCGAGCGCATCCTGGCAAGCCAAGTCGAACTGATCAAAGCGATCGAACATGCGCTGTCCTTGCCGGACGATCTGTATCAGACCATCGCCGAACCCGTCATTGCGCGTTACGCGGCCTTCAGCCATCTGTTGCCGGCCTCGGAATCGCACCATCATCGGGGTGCCGGCGGTCTGTTCCGGCATGGCTTGGAGGTGGCGCATTGGGCAACGCAGGCCGCGCAAGGCTGTTTGTTTGCCACCCAGGCCACGCCGCGCGAACGCAAAGAGCAAGAACTGCGTTGGCGCCTGGCGGTGTGTTTTGCGGGCTTGCTGCATGACATCGGTAAACCGGTTTCCGATATCGCTGTCGTCGACAGAGAGGGCGAGCATCTCTGGAATCCCTGCGAGGAAAATCTGACCGACTGGGCATACCAACATGGCATCGACCGTTATTTTTTGCGCTGGCGGGAAAACCGTCATAAGCGCCATGAACAGTTCTCCGCCCTGGTGATCGAGCGGGTGCTCACCCGGGCTTCGAGGACTTACCTGTTGGCGCCAGGTCCCGACATCATGCAGGCGATGCTGGAAGCTATCCACGGCCTGGACCGCGGTGCGAAATTATATGAACTGGTCATGGCGGCGGATCGGAAGAGCGTCGAGCGTGACCTGAAGGCGCATTATCATACCGTCGATTCGGCGATGGGGATGCCGGTTGAAAAATACCTGTTCGATGCGATGCGGCGCTTGATCAAGTCGGGACACTGGCTGGCCAATGAAAAGGGCGCGCGCCTCTGGCGGTTCAAGGAAGGCATTCATATTGTCTGGCGGACCGGCGCTCAGGATATCGTTGACCTGCTCGCCAAAGACAAAGTCCCCGGCATTCCGCGCGATGAAGATACCTTGGCCGATATTTTGATCGAGCGCGGCTTGGCAATTCCGAAGACCTTGCCTGATGGCCGGCATTATCGCTATTGGCGCATGCAGCCTCAGGGATTGGATGTGGTTTTGTACATGCTGCGTCTGGCTTCAACGGAATTGATTTATAGCAATGAGCCACCGGTCGCCATCGAAGGGATCGAGGTCGATGAAGACCTCCAGGCAGTCGTTAAAGCTGAATCGGAACAAGGCAAACCAGAGCTAGAGGCTCAACGGAATGCGCAGATGATAACAACCTTCGAGGGTGATGGCGCGATGGCCACGTCGGCAATGGGAATCAATCAAGAGCAGAATGACATGCTTGCTAGCAACCCGGAGGTTGCGACGGCGCCTGATCAACGGATCCTTCCGGAATACCCAGATCAGTTGAATAAGGATGAAATGGGTGACACGCCGTTAAACCCGACTGCCGGGGTTGAACCGATCAACACGGATATGGCCATTTCTCAACATGCCGTACAACCCATCGAAAAGGCCGCCACATCGAAAAAATTAAAACGTCCAAACACTTCGCTCAATCCTGAGGCAAACAACGAACAACCAGTTATCCCTCCGTCCAAAATCGACAGTGTCGATGCAGCCAGAAATTGGCTATATGATGCCCATGGCTTGGCTGGAGAATGGCTCATTCAGCTGGCTGACGAAATTAACTCGGGAAATTTACAGTGGGGCGTCGATCTGTTGGAGGCTCAGGGAAAATGGTTATTGCCATTTCCGGACACGGCGCAAAAACTCCATGTCGAACAAAACCTATTCATCAAGACCCTGGAAGAGAAAGGCTGGCTGGTGACCGATGTTCTTTCCCCCATGCGTAAGGTACAGGTGATCAATCAGGTTCGGGGGTACTGTTGGCCCAGGAACCCAGTGGCTTTCTGA
- the traD gene encoding conjugative transfer system coupling protein TraD (Members of this protein family are the putative conjugative coupling factor, TraD, as the term is used for the SXT and TOL plasmid systems.) has protein sequence MKSDYDYQFPWRPLFEVISITGWLGGAVMAFWVNRWSGLPREPFDWLMGVCGLMILWRLPPAISLWVRKRRLRQFRFQYLEADKLKQFVKRHPEELWFGWGFDWVQSHAQLAYEILKRDVSTLIPTDHQRMGSAWIHGLEISESDVRQPLPHTAGHTLIVGTTGAGKTRAFDLLVTQAVLRGEAVIIIDPKGDKDLMASAKRACQLAKRPDRFVYFHPAFPEDSVRLDPLHNFNRPSEIASRITAISPGETTNDPFKAFGQKSLDNVIQGLLVIEERPTLAKLRRYLEGGPSTLVIQALERYYDTCLGDWRREARPYLKAAKDIDSKAAGLVRFYREVVQHQAANLDLEGLLSLFEHDRTHFSKMVASLIPIMNMLTSGPLGPLLSPNPNDVDDLRPITNTGHIIEKAQVAYIGLDSLSDGLVGSAIGSILLADLAAVAGDRYNYGASDRPVNVFVDEAAEVINDPFIQVLNKGRGAKIRLFIATQTFADFAARTGSQDKARQVLGNVNNLIALRIMDSETQQYITDNLPKTRLKYIMRTQGVATSATNPTVFSGNVGERLMEEEGDLFAPQLLGQLPDLHYIAKLSGGRIVKGRLPVLRSVLDTGKD, from the coding sequence ATGAAGTCCGATTACGATTATCAGTTTCCCTGGCGGCCTCTCTTCGAAGTCATTTCGATTACCGGCTGGCTCGGCGGCGCTGTCATGGCCTTTTGGGTCAACCGCTGGTCGGGTTTGCCGCGTGAGCCTTTCGACTGGCTAATGGGGGTGTGCGGCCTCATGATATTGTGGCGATTGCCGCCCGCGATAAGTCTCTGGGTCCGCAAAAGACGCCTTCGGCAATTCCGGTTTCAGTATCTGGAAGCCGACAAGCTCAAGCAGTTTGTGAAACGCCACCCGGAAGAGTTATGGTTCGGCTGGGGTTTTGATTGGGTGCAAAGCCATGCCCAGCTCGCTTACGAAATTCTCAAACGCGATGTTTCCACCCTCATTCCGACGGATCATCAACGCATGGGCTCCGCCTGGATTCATGGGCTTGAAATTTCGGAAAGCGATGTCCGGCAGCCGCTTCCACATACGGCCGGCCATACCTTGATCGTCGGCACCACCGGCGCCGGCAAGACGCGGGCGTTCGATTTGCTGGTGACGCAGGCGGTGCTGCGCGGTGAAGCGGTGATCATCATCGATCCCAAAGGCGACAAGGACCTGATGGCATCAGCGAAGCGGGCCTGTCAATTGGCCAAGCGCCCGGATCGCTTCGTCTATTTCCATCCGGCCTTCCCGGAAGACAGCGTGCGTCTGGATCCCCTGCACAATTTCAACCGCCCTTCGGAAATTGCCAGCCGCATTACCGCCATTTCGCCGGGCGAGACGACCAATGATCCCTTCAAGGCATTTGGCCAGAAGTCATTGGACAACGTGATTCAAGGGCTCTTGGTGATCGAGGAAAGGCCGACCTTAGCCAAGCTGCGCCGTTATCTGGAAGGCGGCCCTTCCACCTTGGTCATTCAGGCTTTGGAACGCTATTACGACACCTGTCTAGGCGATTGGCGGCGGGAGGCCAGACCGTATTTAAAAGCGGCCAAAGACATTGATTCCAAAGCCGCCGGCCTGGTGCGCTTTTATCGGGAAGTTGTGCAGCACCAGGCGGCCAACCTGGATCTGGAAGGCCTGTTATCGTTATTCGAACACGATCGCACCCATTTCAGCAAGATGGTGGCCTCCTTGATTCCGATCATGAATATGCTGACGTCTGGTCCTTTAGGACCTTTACTGTCGCCCAATCCGAATGATGTGGATGATCTTCGCCCCATCACCAATACCGGCCATATTATCGAAAAAGCGCAAGTGGCGTATATCGGCCTGGATTCTCTGTCGGATGGCTTGGTCGGCAGCGCGATTGGTTCGATTCTACTGGCCGATCTCGCCGCCGTTGCCGGTGATCGCTACAACTACGGGGCCTCGGACAGACCGGTGAATGTGTTTGTCGATGAAGCCGCCGAAGTGATCAATGATCCTTTCATTCAAGTCTTGAACAAAGGCCGCGGCGCCAAGATACGGTTGTTCATTGCCACCCAGACTTTTGCCGACTTTGCGGCGCGCACGGGCTCCCAGGATAAAGCCCGGCAGGTTCTCGGCAACGTCAATAATCTGATCGCCCTGCGCATCATGGATAGCGAAACCCAGCAGTACATTACCGACAATCTGCCCAAGACCCGGCTGAAATACATCATGCGTACTCAGGGTGTCGCCACCAGCGCGACGAATCCCACGGTATTTTCCGGCAATGTCGGCGAGCGTTTGATGGAAGAGGAGGGCGATTTGTTTGCGCCGCAGCTGTTGGGGCAACTCCCTGACCTGCATTACATCGCCAAATTGTCGGGCGGACGAATCGTTAAAGGCCGACTGCCGGTGC